A stretch of the Flavobacterium sp. 5 genome encodes the following:
- a CDS encoding FAD-dependent oxidoreductase, with product MFDVLIIGGGVSGISCALVLGSAKNKAFASNKKIGIFTHQKTSALQEALFNNAYGIPQGKLGSDLLIESIENLSNSYPHITQIPEEKVIKIKGQYPEYTVITNKNSYQTHNIVIGIGSANTFAIEGLMQFVEPHKKALPEKQRIQLKNIDHKVTDGIYVVGTLAGWRSQLAIAAGSGAAVATDLLTLWNEGTQTHSHDSIR from the coding sequence GTGTTTGATGTACTAATTATAGGCGGAGGTGTTTCAGGAATATCCTGTGCACTCGTATTGGGCTCTGCCAAAAACAAAGCTTTTGCTTCCAATAAGAAAATTGGGATTTTTACCCATCAAAAGACTTCTGCTCTACAAGAAGCGCTTTTTAACAATGCTTACGGAATTCCTCAAGGGAAATTAGGATCGGATTTATTAATCGAAAGTATCGAGAATTTATCCAATAGTTATCCTCACATCACTCAAATTCCTGAAGAAAAAGTAATAAAAATAAAAGGACAATATCCTGAATATACTGTTATTACTAACAAAAATTCATACCAAACCCATAATATAGTAATTGGAATAGGTTCTGCCAATACATTTGCTATTGAAGGCTTGATGCAATTTGTTGAACCTCACAAAAAAGCTTTACCAGAAAAACAAAGAATCCAGCTCAAGAACATCGACCACAAAGTAACCGATGGTATTTATGTAGTAGGAACTCTTGCGGGATGGAGAAGTCAACTGGCGATTGCCGCAGGAAGCGGAGCCGCTGTTGCTACCGATTTACTTACTTTATGGAATGAAGGAACACAAACTCATTCTCACGATAGTATTCGATAG
- a CDS encoding GNAT family N-acetyltransferase, translating to MKIRKGQKEDMSGVLTLIQELATFEKEPDAVLITVEDLVNDGFGEKPLFDVFVAEVANEIVGIALYYYRYSTWKGKTIHLEDLVIKESMRGTGLGYALYSEIIKQGQKDKVRRIEWNVLDWNTPAIEFYEKSGAKILDEWRVVQMDEAAVNYFVENKLK from the coding sequence ATGAAAATACGCAAAGGTCAAAAAGAAGACATGAGTGGTGTTTTGACACTAATTCAGGAACTAGCGACATTCGAAAAAGAGCCAGATGCAGTTTTAATTACTGTAGAGGATCTTGTTAATGATGGTTTTGGCGAAAAACCATTATTTGACGTTTTTGTAGCTGAAGTAGCGAACGAAATTGTAGGCATCGCTTTGTACTATTATAGGTATTCAACTTGGAAAGGAAAAACAATCCATCTTGAAGATTTAGTTATTAAGGAAAGTATGCGTGGAACAGGATTAGGTTATGCTTTATATTCTGAAATTATCAAACAAGGTCAAAAAGATAAAGTGCGACGAATTGAATGGAATGTATTGGACTGGAACACACCAGCCATTGAATTTTATGAAAAATCAGGAGCTAAAATATTAGACGAATGGCGTGTAGTCCAAATGGATGAAGCCGCTGTTAACTATTTTGTAGAAAATAAATTAAAATAA
- the fbp gene encoding class 1 fructose-bisphosphatase, giving the protein MEERNKTLGEFIIENQKAFQYSSGELSRIINSIRLAAKVVNYKVNKAGLVDIVGAAGEQNIQGEDQQKLDVYANEIFIQTLINREIVCGIASEENDDFITVEGSDSSHNNKYVILMDPLDGSSNIDVNVSVGTIFSVYRRITPIGTPVTLEDFLQPGTAQVAAGYVIYGTSTMLVYTTGHGVNGFTLNPAIGTFYLSHPNMKFSEDGNIYSINEGNYVHFPQGVKDYIKYCQLEEEERPYTSRYIGSLVSDIHRNMIKGGIYIYPTSSKAPKGKLRLLYECNPMAFIVEQAGGKASDGFDRIMEIQPTELHERVPFFCGSLNMVKKAEEFMHKAKLSKY; this is encoded by the coding sequence ATGGAAGAAAGAAACAAAACATTAGGCGAATTTATCATTGAAAATCAAAAAGCTTTTCAGTATTCATCGGGTGAATTATCCAGAATTATTAACTCAATTCGGTTGGCCGCCAAAGTAGTCAACTATAAAGTGAATAAAGCAGGATTAGTAGATATTGTGGGTGCAGCTGGAGAACAAAATATTCAAGGGGAAGACCAACAAAAATTGGATGTATATGCCAATGAAATTTTTATACAAACCTTAATTAATCGCGAAATTGTTTGCGGTATTGCTTCAGAAGAGAATGATGATTTTATTACCGTTGAAGGAAGTGACAGCAGTCATAATAATAAATATGTAATTTTGATGGATCCTTTGGATGGTTCTTCAAATATTGATGTAAATGTTTCTGTGGGAACAATTTTTTCAGTGTATAGAAGAATTACACCAATAGGAACTCCTGTAACTTTAGAAGATTTTTTACAGCCTGGAACTGCTCAGGTTGCAGCAGGTTACGTGATTTATGGAACTTCAACGATGCTTGTGTATACTACAGGTCATGGCGTAAACGGATTTACTTTGAATCCTGCAATTGGTACTTTTTATCTTTCGCATCCCAATATGAAATTTTCTGAAGATGGAAATATTTACTCAATCAATGAAGGGAACTATGTTCATTTTCCGCAAGGAGTAAAAGATTATATTAAATATTGTCAGCTTGAAGAAGAGGAACGTCCTTATACTTCGAGATATATTGGAAGTTTAGTTTCGGATATTCATAGAAATATGATTAAAGGAGGGATTTATATTTATCCAACAAGTTCTAAAGCTCCAAAAGGGAAATTGCGTTTATTGTATGAATGCAATCCGATGGCTTTTATTGTAGAACAAGCTGGAGGAAAAGCTTCTGATGGGTTTGATAGAATAATGGAAATTCAACCAACAGAACTGCATGAAAGAGTACCTTTCTTTTGCGGAAGCTTAAACATGGTCAAAAAAGCCGAAGAGTTTATGCATAAAGCAAAATTGAGTAAGTATTAA
- a CDS encoding dCMP deaminase family protein yields MEKIKLNKYDKAYLRIATEWGLLSYCKRKQVGAIIVKDRMIISDGYNGTPSGFENCCEDEEGLTRWDVLHAEANAILKVARSTQSCEGATLYITLSPCKECSKLIHQSGIKRVVYHNGYRDDSGLQFLIKAGIEVEHIPVLEDE; encoded by the coding sequence ATGGAGAAAATTAAATTGAATAAATACGATAAAGCGTATCTTAGAATAGCAACAGAATGGGGATTATTATCCTATTGCAAAAGAAAACAAGTAGGAGCGATTATTGTAAAAGACCGAATGATTATATCTGACGGATACAATGGAACACCTTCAGGATTCGAAAATTGTTGTGAAGACGAAGAGGGGCTAACTCGTTGGGATGTTTTACACGCCGAAGCCAATGCCATATTAAAAGTGGCAAGATCTACTCAGTCTTGTGAAGGAGCTACTTTGTATATTACACTTTCGCCTTGTAAAGAATGTAGTAAGCTAATTCATCAATCTGGAATAAAAAGAGTGGTGTATCATAATGGGTATCGTGATGATTCTGGTTTGCAATTTTTAATAAAGGCAGGTATAGAAGTAGAGCATATTCCTGTTTTAGAAGACGAATAA
- a CDS encoding HupE/UreJ family protein, producing MSDFLIYFQIGLKHVLNIHAYDHVLFLIALSVPFSFNDWKRILLLVTVFTLGHTTALFLSVFGIIAVKVNVVELLIPITILITAFYNLFTAGKTGKNDSVNLVFIITLFFGIIHGLGFSNYFKTILGGSNASKLLPMSEFALGIEAAQIVVVIVVLILSYIVQTVFRFSKRDWALVMSAFIIGVVLPMILGSEIWK from the coding sequence ATGTCAGATTTTTTAATTTACTTTCAGATAGGTTTAAAACATGTATTGAATATTCACGCCTATGATCATGTTTTATTTTTAATTGCATTGTCTGTTCCGTTTTCGTTTAATGACTGGAAAAGAATTTTGCTTTTAGTAACGGTGTTTACTTTAGGGCATACTACAGCACTGTTTCTTTCGGTTTTTGGAATTATTGCTGTCAAAGTAAATGTGGTAGAATTACTGATACCAATTACTATTTTAATAACGGCATTTTATAATTTATTTACTGCTGGAAAAACAGGTAAAAATGATAGCGTTAATTTGGTTTTTATAATAACTTTGTTCTTTGGAATCATACACGGATTAGGGTTTTCAAATTATTTTAAAACAATACTCGGAGGAAGCAATGCTTCCAAATTACTACCTATGAGTGAATTTGCATTAGGAATAGAAGCTGCACAAATAGTAGTTGTTATTGTAGTGCTAATTTTGTCGTATATTGTACAAACTGTTTTTCGTTTTTCAAAACGTGATTGGGCTTTGGTGATGTCGGCGTTCATAATTGGTGTAGTTTTACCAATGATTTTGGGAAGCGAAATCTGGAAATGA
- a CDS encoding aspartate kinase produces the protein MRVFKFGGASVKDAAGIKNVYDVLQQVGYEDVLVIVSAMGKTTNALEDVIKNYFDKSPELNSSVQEVKKYHNQILLDLFEDEKNDVFAAVNTQFSDLEYFLAHNKSPNYNFVYDQIVSFGELISTTILSHFMAFKGIQTQWLDVRNFVKTDSTYRDAEVDWDLTQKNIANNVKRKILNITQGFLGSDENNFTTTLGREGSDYSAAIFAYCLNAESVTIWKDVPGVMNADPRYFENASLLNQISYREAIELAFYGASVIHPKTLQPLQKKEIPLYVKSFINPLLKGTAVAKGVDLEPYLPCFIVKRNQLLVSLSSIDFSFIMEENISEIFGLFHQFKLKVNLIQNSAISFSVCVEDKFGNFNELNAILSKKFKVDFTEDVTLYTIRHFNEQAAQTVEDNKKVLLKQVSRETMQIVTKEN, from the coding sequence ATGAGGGTATTCAAATTTGGAGGTGCTTCTGTAAAAGATGCAGCCGGTATCAAAAACGTGTATGACGTTTTACAACAAGTGGGTTATGAAGATGTGTTGGTTATTGTTTCGGCTATGGGAAAAACGACTAATGCACTTGAAGATGTAATCAAAAATTATTTTGATAAATCTCCCGAATTAAATTCATCGGTACAAGAAGTAAAAAAATACCACAACCAAATACTATTGGATTTATTTGAAGATGAAAAGAATGACGTTTTTGCAGCTGTAAATACTCAATTTTCAGACTTAGAATATTTCTTAGCACACAATAAATCACCAAATTATAACTTTGTTTACGATCAGATCGTGAGCTTCGGGGAATTGATTTCGACTACAATTTTGAGCCATTTTATGGCTTTCAAAGGAATTCAAACGCAATGGCTGGACGTTAGAAACTTTGTAAAAACAGATTCTACTTACCGTGATGCAGAAGTTGATTGGGATTTAACACAAAAAAATATTGCCAATAATGTTAAACGCAAAATCCTAAACATTACCCAAGGGTTTTTAGGATCTGACGAAAATAATTTCACTACTACCTTAGGACGTGAAGGTTCGGATTATTCAGCTGCGATTTTCGCTTATTGTCTAAATGCAGAAAGTGTAACGATCTGGAAAGATGTACCAGGTGTAATGAATGCTGATCCAAGATATTTTGAAAATGCAAGTTTGCTTAATCAAATCTCTTACCGTGAAGCTATCGAGCTTGCCTTTTATGGTGCATCAGTAATTCACCCAAAAACATTACAGCCTTTACAGAAAAAAGAAATTCCATTATACGTAAAATCTTTTATCAATCCATTGTTAAAAGGAACAGCTGTTGCCAAAGGTGTAGATCTTGAGCCGTATTTACCTTGTTTTATTGTAAAAAGAAATCAACTATTAGTTTCCTTATCTTCAATAGATTTTTCTTTTATCATGGAAGAAAACATCAGCGAAATTTTTGGTTTATTCCACCAATTCAAACTGAAAGTAAATTTAATTCAAAATTCAGCGATTAGTTTCTCTGTATGTGTTGAAGATAAATTTGGAAATTTCAATGAATTAAATGCGATACTTTCTAAAAAATTCAAAGTAGATTTTACAGAAGATGTAACTTTATATACCATCAGACATTTTAACGAGCAAGCTGCTCAAACCGTAGAAGACAATAAAAAAGTGCTACTGAAACAAGTAAGTAGAGAAACTATGCAAATTGTCACTAAAGAAAATTAA
- a CDS encoding S41 family peptidase — protein sequence MTFNNKYLPIVIGGIFALGIFIGSISGSPSSKSFIAKKNTKEKLNKLIDFIDNEYVDDVNTDSIVSLTVDNILAKLDPHSVYIPPQEQAEIAETMKGDFVGIGINFYMFKDSVAVIAPVKNGPSAKGGILAGDRILFANKTKLFGRKLPNDSLFATLKGEVGSQIDLTIYRKSEHKKIKVTIKRDVIPLKSVDVALRLNSTIGYIKINRFAETTYAEFQTALATLKKQGIKSLVIDVRDNGGGYMEEAIAIADEFLKDKTLIVFTKSAKEATEKTFATEKGSFETGNVFVLINENSASASEILAGAIQDNDRGTIVGRRSFGKGLVQREMDFNDGSAVRLTIARYYTPTGRSIQKPYSKGKEEYFKESESRFLHGELYKKDSIKVVDSLKFKTKKGKIVYGGGGIVPDVFVPLEAEHGTENVSYLLQSGIVGHFVFEQLDKNRNAFAKMPFDQFRTKINATDLYFNAFQKYLTQNGLVIELDKYKVLVKRYVNAEFARQLYGDSYYYQMVLKEDAMIKAVLNGKQ from the coding sequence ATGACATTTAATAATAAATATTTACCGATAGTTATTGGAGGCATTTTTGCTCTCGGAATTTTTATAGGCAGTATTTCCGGATCTCCATCTTCCAAATCTTTTATTGCGAAAAAAAATACCAAAGAGAAACTTAATAAACTGATTGATTTTATCGACAATGAATATGTTGATGATGTTAATACAGATTCAATAGTAAGTCTGACGGTTGATAATATTCTAGCAAAGTTAGATCCCCATTCAGTATATATTCCACCACAAGAGCAAGCTGAAATTGCTGAGACTATGAAAGGTGATTTTGTTGGTATAGGAATTAATTTTTACATGTTTAAAGATTCAGTTGCTGTTATAGCTCCTGTAAAAAACGGACCTTCTGCTAAAGGCGGTATTTTGGCTGGCGATCGTATTTTATTTGCGAATAAAACGAAATTGTTTGGTAGAAAATTGCCTAATGACAGTTTGTTTGCAACTTTAAAAGGAGAGGTTGGTTCTCAAATTGATTTGACTATTTACCGAAAATCTGAACACAAAAAAATAAAAGTTACCATCAAACGTGATGTAATTCCTTTGAAAAGTGTTGATGTAGCTTTGCGATTAAATTCGACTATAGGGTATATCAAGATTAATCGTTTTGCCGAAACTACTTATGCTGAATTTCAAACTGCTTTGGCTACTTTAAAAAAGCAAGGTATAAAATCTCTTGTAATTGATGTTCGGGATAATGGTGGAGGTTATATGGAGGAAGCAATCGCCATTGCAGATGAATTTTTGAAAGACAAAACATTGATTGTTTTTACAAAAAGTGCAAAAGAAGCAACAGAAAAAACATTTGCTACTGAAAAAGGTAGTTTTGAAACAGGTAATGTTTTTGTTTTAATTAATGAAAACAGTGCTTCGGCTAGTGAAATTTTAGCAGGAGCAATACAAGATAATGATCGTGGTACGATTGTAGGAAGACGCTCTTTTGGGAAAGGATTAGTACAACGTGAAATGGATTTTAATGATGGTTCGGCTGTTCGACTTACGATTGCCAGATATTATACACCAACAGGAAGATCTATTCAAAAACCTTATTCGAAAGGAAAGGAGGAATATTTTAAAGAATCTGAGTCTCGTTTTTTACACGGAGAATTGTATAAAAAAGATAGTATCAAAGTGGTAGATTCTTTGAAGTTCAAGACTAAAAAAGGTAAAATTGTTTACGGCGGTGGCGGAATTGTGCCTGATGTTTTTGTGCCTTTAGAAGCAGAACACGGAACCGAAAATGTTTCGTATTTATTGCAATCTGGAATTGTGGGTCATTTTGTTTTTGAACAGTTAGATAAAAATAGAAACGCTTTTGCCAAAATGCCTTTTGATCAATTCCGAACTAAAATCAATGCAACTGATTTGTATTTTAATGCTTTTCAAAAATACCTTACTCAAAATGGATTGGTAATTGAATTGGATAAATATAAAGTTTTGGTAAAAAGATATGTCAATGCTGAATTTGCCAGACAACTGTACGGCGATAGTTATTATTATCAAATGGTTTTGAAAGAGGATGCGATGATAAAAGCAGTTTTGAATGGAAAACAATAA
- a CDS encoding TerB family tellurite resistance protein produces the protein MPFSDLFNSENIQKNRGHFSALVRIAHADGNITEKEQNFLDKLAVALQISKEEYEEILENPSKHEINAPYLYVDRLEALYKLAKIVHRDHQLGDLQEHLLVKFALALGFTPSNVHYIVNKALKLVDLDVDEETFLYEMKNMYK, from the coding sequence ATGCCTTTTTCAGACTTATTCAACAGTGAAAACATCCAAAAGAATCGAGGTCACTTTTCTGCCCTAGTGCGTATAGCACATGCTGACGGCAATATTACAGAGAAAGAACAAAACTTTTTGGATAAATTAGCTGTAGCACTTCAAATTTCTAAAGAAGAATATGAAGAAATTTTAGAAAACCCATCCAAGCATGAAATCAATGCTCCATACTTATATGTTGACAGACTTGAAGCTTTATATAAGCTTGCCAAAATTGTACATCGGGATCATCAATTGGGAGACTTGCAAGAACACTTATTAGTTAAGTTTGCATTAGCCTTGGGTTTTACTCCCAGCAATGTACATTACATAGTAAACAAAGCATTAAAACTAGTAGATTTAGACGTTGACGAAGAAACCTTCTTATATGAAATGAAAAACATGTACAAATAG